atattttcttacAAATTGAGGAATATTAAATGGAGATAATAAAGGATTCGGAATACGGAAATAAGgactagaactcaaaatgacctatcgggttatCACAATTATCCAAGACCATATACGAAGACCGATCCCAACACCCCGCAGGGCAAGGCCTGCTAACTGGACATGAACAACATTATATGGGAGTCTAGGGTCTTAGCATatacgtacttttataggacttagcaaaattCTTCAGACATTTTTACAGTTTAaaaggtgatgaattaagaaaatatgaaagatggctAAAGCATAGATCCATCAAATATTCTACAGCAGCGTAAACGAAACTAAgcaaatacaaagaaaatataaatcacccattttaagctagcgtttggtcatagattcccaaatttattctgaaaaatctgatttgggtgaagtttggtttgaagatgaaaatatgtttggatatatgttttgggtgaaatttggtttggaaaaacatgaaacatgacttatacccacaagttctaaaagcTATCACAGATACCCAAcaataccattatcaataacattcattatattatcgcaaaccataatccagaacataaataaatttgatacaaaattatcatttttataatgaactacatgatacactatcagatgaccgagaagacgaagcaatatcgttataaaataataaatggtaggctcttttataaaatataaaaatttgaggcaatttttaaaaaatataatagtgatattttggcccaaaaccaactattgagctggttttggaatttggaatttgagattTGGCAAAAAAggtaggcaaaatctatggccaaacatatgtatgccaaataaaactcaagtttattttggcaaactctatggccaaacgggtctaAATCTTCCATTCACCTAAATTCCCCCAATTCTTCATGTTCCTTTCAATTGAATGTgaaattttattttctctctGAATGAATGTTCAACCCTGTTCCTAAATTTTAAACATTATACAAGTAAATGATGGGAAACCAAGATAGCGGCACTCACAAGTGCAAAGAGAAAGATGacgaaaaagagaaaagggaaaaGGTACTAATAAACAGAAAAAAGATGGAAAATAGAGGGGAAGTGCAACAACGGCACTACCAATTCTTCGTGTTCATTATCTCTCTCTTAATTTTCATCCATGTTTCTAAACTCTTAACTTCTTTAAGTTATTTGTCAAGTGCAAAGAGGAGGATACTGAAAAAAGAAAACCGGTTTTGGAATTTGGGAAGAACGACGGGTGGAGATGAAAAATTTTAGTAAAATTACCAAAAAGTCCTTGAATTTAATGTGGTGAAAACATATAACGAGAACACTTTAGAGAAACTAATTATGTATACAGTGATGTAGTACGTTAGCAAAACccataaattgaaacgaagggagtatAATATAATTGCAGGAGTTACTGAAGAAAGAAAATGAGCACATGCATGTCATGTGTTTCGTATATTACAACAGATATTTATTTGTTTGTCGAAACCGTTGTAATTTGTGTTGTCTGACTCATGTGTTTTGCAAAATGTAGATTCATCCTTTCAGGTGGGAGTTCTTCTATGTACTGGTATGAACAGCGCTTACGCACTAGGATATGCTGGTGCAGTCATGGTACCTTTGGGATGGATTGGAGGTGTGATTGGTCTGATGTTAGCAGCAGTGATATCATTATATGCTAATGCTCTAATTGCCAAGATCCATGAATATGGGGGAAAGAGGCATATCAGATATAGAGACCTTGCTGGATTCATATATGGTGCGTACGAGAAAATTCATATCAACATGTAGTCTTTTTATTTAACATCTCAGTTTATTTGACTTAGTTAATTTATTGGGATGTCGGATGATGCAGGTCGGATAGCTTTTGTAGTTGTCTGGGGATTACAGTATGCAAAtcttttcttgataaatattGGATTTATCATTTTGGGTGGACAGTCGTTAAAGGTAAGATGTTCTATATTATGAGGATTTGTCATATAAATGGGCTGGTTGTAGCTTGTTGTTAGTTTACCTAACCTTCCTCCTTTATTTGGGTTGGGAATCGGCAATGTGAGCAAGCTCATACAAGCTTAGTCGTTACAACGAGAAAAGAACTTGTGTAGGCTATATAGGTTAAGTTTTAGTTATAACACTGTTTACTTTTTGTTCAATATTTGCTAGGAGTCTTTCAGTCTTGTTAGAGATTTATAgaccaaataaaaatatatggaccGCAACTTGAAGTATTTGTTAAGAGGAAATTGATCTTGAAATGTTACCTTGTTTGGTCAAGTGGTAGAAATGGTTCTGAATGAAGGTATATGATTCACAGGCTTTCTATATTCTCTTTAGAGATGATGATGAGATGAAGTTGCCGTACTTCACAGCAATCGCTGGATTgggattttttctttttgccaTAGCTGTACCGCATTTGTCAAGTTTAAGGGCTTGGTTAGCGGCTTCAACATTCTTCAGTCTAGTCTATATCACTATAACCTTTGTTTTATCTCTTAAAGACGGTATgcatgtctctctctctctctcccccctTAGTGTGATCTGACTACATCAGAAATGTGACATTAATTTATTGAAGTTTTATATATGCTCAATTTTGTTCAAATACTGTGAAGTTAACTATCATTGGGCTAATTTTTGCTAGGTAATGATATTCTTGGAGCCTCTTCTTGCCTGGTGTAATTTATCCGTGATATGAAAAAGCAAATACATAAAATGGAGAATGTTGTCTCACTAATTTGCTGTTGTCAGCTAATATATGAGAACAGAAGTTACTATACCAATTTGAACCTCTTTAGTTCTAGTAACAAAGATTAGCAacgtgaaaaaaataaaataatgtaaCTGGAATCATGCCTCCTTCAGAGAATGTGACTTTATTGGTGTCATCAGACAAAGTCTGAACTGAGTATTAAAATGAAATGCTAGAGGGAGCTTGTCTGATTATTGCACTCAGCAAAACAACTACCTAAGCATCTCCATTTCAACATTTTATCATATTCTATTAGACCTGCTATTAACATCAGCTTTACTATATATCTGTCGTCATAATTCTTCACATCCAACAATAAAGCCCAGGGGGCTTTAGCACCATACTACCACTATACAGAATCGGTACCACTAATAGAATTGGCAGTTCAGTTTCTCTCTGCACTACTGAAATACTGGGAAGGATATTTCGTATTTAGTAATGTGCTATTGGATTGACTTTAAGAAaagcttttttattttggttccaATTCAATACTAAACAAGTCCGAACTAATTGAATACTTGTGTCAGAAATTCCTTGAATCGGTTTGCCATTTCCATAAAGGATATAAAGCTTTATGTGAAATGTCCATGTCCAGTATCATTTCAAACTCTCTTGTCTAAGGAACTAGTACATAGTTAACATGCATCCTTCTCTTCTTTCCTAAATTGCAGGAATCAATGCTCCACCTAGGGACTATGGCATTCCAGAATCAAAAGCAAGCAAAGTTTTTGCAATTATTGGTGCAACAGGAAACCTTGTTTTTGCATTTAACACCGGCATGGTTCCAGAGATCCAGGTATCTATATAAGCTAGAAATATAGGAGCCTTATGAACAGAGTATTACTTCAGCAATGTATTTGTGTGAAGGACAATATCATTTTTAGCACTTTTTTTTACCATCATACGTCTCCGTGGATAAACTTAGATATTTTGAAATATATTCTTGTTATTAAATTGAAGGATATTTAGAATATGACTATGAATAAGGCGATGAATCATTCTCCAGCCCATGTATCTActctttatttccttttgttgAGTGTGCCTGCCCCATTGTTGTACTATGTAAATCTTATCTTGTCTGACTTTTCACTTATTTCCTCTCAATCAATTTGTTTCCGTCTAGATTCTAACAATATACTCATATTTGTTGTTAAATCCTTTTTGTAACAGGCTACTCTTAGAGCACCTGTTGTCGACAACATGTTGAAAGCCCTATATTTACAGTTTACTTTAGGCTCTGTGCCTGTTTTTGCCGTTACTTTTGTGGGGTATTGGGCTTATGGATCAAGCTCATCATCCTATTTGCTCAACAATGTCAGTGGCCCAGTTTGGGTGAAGGCACTAGCCAACCTTGCTGCTTTCTTGCAATCCATCATATCTTTACATGTAAGTATATCTCCACTTTGATCTTATGCTATTCCTTCCTTTCTTGGTCTCAACAGAAAATTCAGCTCTGTTACTATGCCGGCTATATAATGGATTTAACTGAATCTGTTACTTTTGGCCTAAACTATGTATTACGAAAAAAGATCatttaaaatatatacatatgtGATATGATCACACTTATTCCGAACTGACTCACTATTAaggttccctttttttttttttgggtattgCAGATATTTGCAAGTCCAACATATGAATTCCTGGATACCAAATATGGATTCAAAGGAAGTGCAGTCGATTTTCGGAACGTGGTATTCAGAACAATAGTCAGAGGTGGTTATCTAGCAATTACTACGTTCTTGTCGGCTCTGTTACCTTTCCTTGGAGATTTCATGAGCCTCACTGGTGCTATCAGCACATTTCCACTCACATTTATTCTCCCTAACCACATGTACCTTGTTGCCATGAAAAAGCAGTTGTCTTCACTACAAAAGAAGTGGCATTGGCTAAATATTGTCTTCTTTGGTTTCACTTCTGCAACTGTTTTAGTAGCTGCCTTCAGGCTCATTGCAGTGGACTCAAAAACTTACCATATGTTTGCAGATTTGTAACTCTTTATGTGATACTTACATGATGAAATGTTCTGTTCTTATTCAGGGGCTTCAAGTATTTTTTTAGTAATGACAAACTTTTTCAATTGAAACATGTGTTGGGGAAAAACAAGTAGTAAACAATGCACGACAAGGTATCAGCGGAAAATATCCAAGTCAAACTTCACCAATCCATTTGAACCAAGAGAAAATAAACATACTCACGTACAAATATTTTCGGGCAGTAAGTATATCAACCAACGTCAAATATAGCCAAGCAAAATAATCAAACACACGAGACACCAAGATTTAACGTGAAACTTCTTCAATGTGAAGAGTAAGAACCACGGTACTTCCGACCCATAAATATCCATAATATCAATCAACAAGAATTACAAAAGTTCTCTAAATTGACAACAAAGCAAGTGTCAAACC
This DNA window, taken from Nicotiana tabacum cultivar K326 chromosome 4, ASM71507v2, whole genome shotgun sequence, encodes the following:
- the LOC107828844 gene encoding proline transporter 2-like translates to MGEDEQKNEIAISSSLSHSNRIHSNRIHSNRIYSDDHLTLTVEVPETHHQIGQDSSFQVGVLLCTGMNSAYALGYAGAVMVPLGWIGGVIGLMLAAVISLYANALIAKIHEYGGKRHIRYRDLAGFIYGRIAFVVVWGLQYANLFLINIGFIILGGQSLKAFYILFRDDDEMKLPYFTAIAGLGFFLFAIAVPHLSSLRAWLAASTFFSLVYITITFVLSLKDGINAPPRDYGIPESKASKVFAIIGATGNLVFAFNTGMVPEIQATLRAPVVDNMLKALYLQFTLGSVPVFAVTFVGYWAYGSSSSSYLLNNVSGPVWVKALANLAAFLQSIISLHIFASPTYEFLDTKYGFKGSAVDFRNVVFRTIVRGGYLAITTFLSALLPFLGDFMSLTGAISTFPLTFILPNHMYLVAMKKQLSSLQKKWHWLNIVFFGFTSATVLVAAFRLIAVDSKTYHMFADL